GTATCGTTCGGGTATCGTTCAACGATTCAACCACCCCCGTCCGAGCCGTTGGCTCGAACATCCCCTCCTTGGTAAGGAGGGGAGTGGTTGTTCGACGGTTAGCCGATTTTGCGGGCGGTGTTGATGACGTTGACGCCGTTGAAGCGCGTGGTCGCCGAGCCGTGGCTCACCGCCGACACCTGCGAAGGCTGGCCCTTGCCATCGAAGAACGAACCGAACAAGCGGTAGTCAGACTGGTCGCAAATAGCCGCGCAGCTGTTCCAGAATTCCTGGGTGTTTGCCTGGTAGGCAACGTCCTCAATCATGCCCGCAATCTGGCCCTTTTCAATGGCGTAGAACACCTGCCCACCGAACTGGAAGTTGTAGCGCTGCTGGTCGATGGAATAGGAGCCGCGGCCGGCAATGTAAATGCCTTTGTCCACGTTCTTTATCATGTCGTCGACGCTCATTTTGGCGGTGCCGGGCTGCAGGCTCACGTTGGGCATGCGCTGGAATTGTACCGAGTCCCAGGAGTCGGCGTAGCAGCAGCCGTCGGATTCGTTTTGACCGACAATGTGCGCCTGGTCCCGAATCTTTTCATAGTCCACAAGCATGCCTTCTTTGATGAGGTCCCAGCGTTTGGTTTTCACGCCTTCATCATCGTAACCCACCGCCCCGAGCGAGCCGGGCTGCAGCTTGTCGGCCACAATATTCACCAGTTTCGAGCCATAAGGAATCTTCTTGGCCTTCCACTCCAAGGTGGCGAAGCTAGTGCCGGCGTAGTTGGCTTCGTAGCCCAACACGCGGTCGAGTTCGAGCGGGTGGCCCACCGACTCGTGAATGGTCAGGCCCAGGTGATTAGGGTCGAGCACCAGGTCGTATTTACCAGCAGTTACCGACTTGGCGGTCAGCTTTTCCTTCACCTGCTTGGCGGCCAGGGCGGCATCTTCCAGCATGTCGTAGCTGTTGCGGTAGCCGATGAGGCCGGTGCCGGCGGCACCCGGAATTTTGTCGGCGGCCTTGGGGGTGAGGTACTCGTAGCCCAGGCCCATGGGGGCGCTCAGCGCGTCGCGGCTCCGGAACTTGCCCGAGGCACGGTCGATGGCCGTCACGCTAAACGTGGGCCAGATGCGGTGCACGTCCTGGTCGATGTAGGAGCCGTCGGTGCTGGCGAAGTACTTCTGCTCGTTGATTTGAAACAGCGAGGAATTGACGAAGCTGGCGCCGTTTTCCAGGGCCTTGGCGTTGGCGGCCAGCAGCAATTCGGCCTTCTGAGCCACCGGTACTTCGAAGGCGTTTTGCTGGATGGGCGTTTTCCAGGTCACGTCGCCGTGGCCTTTTTCCGGGGCCAGCACCACCTTCTCTTTCTGTACTTTGGCATTGGCTTTGGCGATGGCCACGGCCAACTGGGCGGCTTTGGCAATGCCGGCTTCCGTGACGTTATTGGTGGCCGCAAAGCCCCAGGTGCCATTGGCCAGCACGCGCACCCCGGCGCCAAAGCTCTCGCCGCTGGCGATGTTCTGCACCTGCTTTTCGCGGGTGAAAATGCTTTGGTTGAGATAGCGGCCGATGCGCACATCGGCGTAGCTGGCCCCGGCCGTTTTGGCGGCGTTGAGGCCCGCATTGGCCAGGCGCTTTTTCAGGGCGGGGTCGATGCCTTCCAGCAGGCGGGACGGGTCAACCGGCGTACCTCCTAAACTGGGAAAGTTTGGCAGAAACAGGGCGCCGGCCGCCAGGCCGGAGAGTCCCACAAAGTCGCGACGTTTCAAAGGCGGGTAAAGATTCGGAAATAGAAAAAGGAGATTCGTAAAGATGAGCACAAATCTTAACTGAAAAGACATGAAGTTGCCCGGACTGTTGCGTTAATCTTCGGATTTAATTTGAATACTTGTTAATCCGGCCAGCCCACTCAGGCCAAAAGCCTTGGGTACCGCACGAATTTCTTCAGCCAGAGGGGCCCGCGCTACAACGCAAAAGCCCCAACTCAGCACGAGTCGGGGCTTTTGTGATTGGGCTAAATTGGGCGGCGCGGTAAACGCCTGGCCACGGCGCTAGGGGTGGCCAGGCGTTTATTAATGCGTTGGGTGCCAGCTGATGGTGAGGCCCGGCGTGCCGTTGCCGAAGTACATGGGGGCCATGCCCACGTCGCGGCCGATGGCCTTGCGGCCCCAGCGGTTGCGGTGCGAGAGGTAAGCCAGGTGGGCCGACATGATGCCAAAACCGGCGCCCGCTACCACGTCGCTCTGCCAGTGCTTGTCGTTAATCATGCGCAGGGCGGCTACGCTAGTGGCAATGGTGTAGGCCCCAATGCCGTACCACTGGCTTTTGTCGCGAAATTCGGTGTGCACGATGCTGGCCGCCAGAAAGGCCTGCGCCGTGTGGCCCGAGGGAAAGGAGAGGTTGTCGTCGCCGTTAGGTCGCGTCTCGCGGCTCAGGTACTTCACTGCAAAAGTGGAGGCCAGCATGACTGCCTCGCCCTTGGCAATGATGAGCAAGATGTTGATGCGGTCGTTGTGCGACTCCACGCCCGCCAGCGCCACCGCCGCCAGCTCGAAGTACGGCGCGATAATCAGCGAATTGTCGAAGCCCGTACTGACCGGCCGGAATTGCTTTTGCACGAATGTTCTTTCCCGGTGATTGATGCCCGCATCCCCTTGGGCCGTAATAGCGCCGTAGCCTATCATCACGGCCGGAATGGCCATGGCTCTGACGAACTTACTCTTATACCAGACGGCTTTTACCGGGGAAGGGACCCCGCCGGGGTTCGCGTATTTTCTGGTGGTATCGGCAGGGGTCGGCTTGACCTGGGCCTGCGCCGGGTGAAGCGCCCCGAACAACAGCATAGCGGCGGCGAAACGGGTAACGAGAAATGAGCGCATGAAAGAAAAGTGGGGTCAGGGTTTATTTTGAACCCGTTAGTACGGAAGCGAGCTATAAACGTGTCGGCCGATGCTATTGAAAATCCTAATTTTTTGATAATAGGCGACTTGAATTTATGAAATGAGAAAAGCCCCACGTCTTCCAGGAGGCATTTGCTGGCTTGGCGTAGCAGCAGTGAGTTGAGGAACTCCGGAAATGCTGCCGCCAAAATCATTGCCAGCTGCCGCCCAGGGCCCGCACCAGCAGCACATTGTAGCGGAGCTGGGCGGCCTGGGTTTGGGCCAGGGCGCGGGCGGCTTCCAGGGTCTGGCGGTCGGCGTCTACTACTTCGAAGTAGTTGGTGAGGCCGCTGCGGTAGCGCACGTTGGTGAGGCGTCCGGCCAGGCGGGCGGCCCGCAGGGCGCGTTGCTGGGCGGCCAGCTGGGCGGTGCTCAGGCGCAGGTTGGCCAGGGCGGTTTCGACATCCTGAAACGCCGTGAGGGCCGCGCCCCGGTACTGGGCTTCGAACTCTTGGTATTGGGCCTGGGCCAGCTGCTCGTTGCCCCGCAGCCGGCCCCCGTTGAAAATGGGAATGGCCACGCCGCCGCCTAGGTAGTAAGTAAAGCCATTGGCCAGTTGGGGCAGCTTGGCCAGGGCAGCGCTTTGGGACCCAATGAAGCCGTTGAGCTGGACGGTGGGCCGGCGCGCCAGGTGGGCGGCGTCGGCGCGGGCATTGGCGGCGGCCAGCTGGCGCTCGGCGCGGCGCAAATCGGGGCGGCGGGCGAGAAGCGCAGCGGGCAGGGCCGGGGGGATGGCCGGGGCCGCGGGCAGCTCCGTGCCACCCTTGGACGGCAGGGCAAAGCTGCTGGCGGGCTGGCCCACCACCGTGGCCAGCGCGGCCGCTACGCCCGCCCGCTGCCGGGCCAGCTCCAGCAGGCTGGCTTCCAGGGTGGCCAGCTCGGTTTGGGCACGCCGGTAGCCTATTTCATTGTCTACTCCGGCCTGGTACCGGGCGTGGGTGAGCTGCACGTTTTGCACGCGGGCGAGCCGGGCGCTGTCGAGCACGGCCAGCTCGGCATCGAGGCCGCGCAGGTTGAAGTAGTAGGTGGCGGCGTCGGCGGTGAGCGACAGGCGCACGGCCTGCACGTCGGCCTCGGCAGCGGCGGCATCGGCGCGGGCCGCCTGAATGTTGCGCCGGATGCGGCCCCACACGTCCACTTCGTAGCTCACGTTGACGGGGACGAAGTACTGCGTTTGGGTGATGGCCCGGGCGGGCACATCGAAGGGCACCGGCCGCAGGCCCGAGAGCTGCGTGCGGTAGGCCGAAGGGTTGAGCGTGACGTCGGGTGTGCGGTAAGAATCAGCCACCTGCAACCTAGCGCGGGCCTGCTCGACGCGGGCCAGCGCCGCCCGAGCCGTGAAGTTCTGAGCCAGCGCCTGCTCTTCGAGTTGAGCTAAAACCGGGTCGTTGAAGACCGTCCACCAGGCCGTTTCGGGCGGCGCCTGGGGTAGCTGCTGCGGTTGGGCTGGCGCATTTGTGCCCGACGAATCGGTGGCAGACCGGGCGGGCGCTACGGCTTGCACTGGCGGCGCCTGCCCCCCAAACCTTGGGGAGGCAACCGGCGCTTTGGCCCGCGTTTCGGCGGCGCTTGGGATGCGCGAGCCGGCCGTATCGGCGGGCACGGCATTTTGCCAGGCCGTGGGCGTGCTCACCGCCGGCGGCTGGTACCGGGGCGCGGTGGCGCAGGCACTCAGCAAAAGCGGCAGCCCAAGCAAGAAAGACGAAACGCGGAAGGTCATGGGGTTGATACTCAGTAGTGAGTCGTCTGTAATCAGCGCCAGCGGTACCATTTAGAACATCGCTGCTTTCCAGGCACTCACTGTCAGCTTTTCTTATTTCAACAGCGCCGGCGACGACACGCGCGGGGCGTCGGGGTCATTGAGCCGGGGCTTGGCGGGTGGGGGGCCGGCGGGTTTGGGCGCGGGCTTGTAGGCGCGGGTTTGCACGGCCTGGCCTTCGGTCAGGTTTTCGGCGGGGTTGAGCACCAGCAGCTCACCGCCTTTCAGGCCCTGGGCTACTTCCAGCTGGGAGCCAAAGTCGCGGCCCGGGGTAATGGTCTGGTAATGAACCTTGCCGTCCTGCACGGTGGCCACGCGGACGTCGGTGCCGCCGGGCACCAGGGCATTGGCCGGTATCAGCACGCCGGGCGAGGTGCGCGGCAAGTGGAACCGCACCTGGGCGTAGCTGCCCGGCCGCAGCTCGCCGCGGGCATTGGGCACTTCCACTTCGGTGAGCAGCGTGCGGGTGTTGGCATCGAGGGCGCCGGCTTCGCGCACCACCCGCCCGGCGAAGACCCGGCCCGGAAACTCCGGCACCAGAAAATCGGCGGTCAGCCCAGGCTTGATGGCGGGCGCAAAGTTCTGCGGCACTTGCACGTAGGCCCGCAGCTTATCGGTTTGCTCCAGCTTGTAGAGGTGCGAGCCGGGCGTGTTGCTGCTGTTTACCAGGCTGCCCACTTCCACGTTGCGCTGTGTCACGATGCCGCTGAACGGCGCCGTGACGCGCCGAAACGCCTGCTGCGCCAGCAGCTGTTGCACGCCGGCCCGTTGGGCGGCGTACTGGGCCTGGGCGGCGTCCAGCTCCTGCTTGGAGATGGCGCCGGGCAGCCCAATTCCGGCCAGGCGGTTGTAGCTGGTGCGGGCCAGGCCGAGGGTGGCGCGGGCTTCAGCAATCTGCTGGTCGAGCTCCGGGGTAGTGACTTCGGCCAGTACCTGCCCGGCCTTCACCTTCTGCCCAATATCGGCCGACCACGACTTAATATAGCCATTGGCGCGGGCAAACACGAAGGTTTCCCGGTTCGACCTGGTGTCGGCGGGCAGGGTGAGGGTGGTGGTGTCGGGCGCGGCCTGGGCGGCTACCACCGTCACGGTAGGAGCGGCGGCCGCATTTTGGCTCGCCTCGCTGTCGCGGGCTTTTTCCCGGTTGTGGCGCGGCATATAGCCCAGCAAAAACAAGCCTCCAAACACCGCCAGTACGATGAGAATGATAAGCCAGAAGCGGCTGGAGCTGGAAGTAGTAGGTTCAGACATCAAGACGGTAATCAATCAAATTCTAGAACGGTCATGTTGGGTGCATTGACCGTCATGGCGAGCATCTCATCCGCGCCATCTGTCATGCAGAGCGCAGCGAAGCATCTTATCACGTCTAACCATTCCGCGGCGATAAGATGCTTCGCTGCGCTCTGCATGACTGGCGATTAGTTGAGTTATGGGTATAGAGGTGCTTTGCTATACGCTGCATAACGTGCCTATTAAACTCGCGCATATTAAACTGATAAGCCTAAGCGGCCGCGTTTTGCACCGGCGCTTGCTTTTTCAAATAGGAAAACATGATGGGCACAAAGAACAGCGTGGTAACAGTTGCCAGCATGAGGCCCCCAATCACGGCGCGGCCCAGCGGCGCGTTTTGCTCGCCGCCTTCGCCCATGCCCAACGACATGGGCAGCAGGCCGATAATCATGGCCAGAGCCGTCATGAGCACGGGGCGCAGTCGGGTGAAGCCCACGTCGAGGGCGGCATCGCGCGGGGAGAGGTCGGGTTGCTCTTCGCGGCGCTCGTTGGCAAAAGTGACGAGTAGAATACTATTGGCCGTGGCCACGCCGATGCACATGATGGCGCCCATCAGGGCGGGCACGCTCAGGGTGGTTTGGGTCACAAACAGCATCCACAGGATGCCAGCAAGCGCGCCTGGTAGGGCCGTGATGATGATGAGCGGGTCGAGCCAGCTCTGGAAGTTGACCACCATCAGCAGGTAGACCAGGATGATGGCGCCGGCCAGCTCCAGGCCCAGCCCCGCAAACGAGGTGCGCATAGAATCGGCCTGGCCGCGCAGGGCCAGCGTGGTGCCTTTGGGCAGCTGCTTTTCTGTATCGGCCAGGATTTTGCGCACGTCTTTAGCCACACCCCCCAGGTCGCGGCCGCTCACGCTGGCGTAGAGGTCCACGGTGCGCTGGATGTTGTAGTCCGAGGCCACGGCCGTGGTGAGCGAGCGGCGCACCGTGGCGAAGTTGTTGAGCAGTTGGGCTCGGTTTTGGGTGGCGCTGGTGATGCCGATGCTGCCAATCTCATCAAGTGTGGAAAGGGCCCGCGGCGGCGTTTGCACGGCCACCGTGTAGTTGACGCCGGTGGTGGGGTTGAGCCACTGGTTGGGGTTGGTTTGGGTGCTGGAGGAGAGGCTCACCAGCACGTTGTTGGCAATGTCGCGCTGCGAAATGCCCGCTTGCTGGGCTCGCACGCGGTCGATGTCGACCCGCAGCTGGGGCTGGTCAAAGGCCTGGTAGATAAAGGCATCGACCACGCCGGGTACCTTGTTGATTTTGGTGCGCAGCTCGCCGGCAATGCGCTGGTTGGCAGCTTTGTCGCGGCCGATTACCTGAATGTCAATTGGGGCGGGTAGGCCGAAGTTCAGCGTCTGGTTTACGATGTCGGCCGGCTGGAAGAATATGGTGAGGTCGGGCTGCTCCTGGTGCAGGCGGCGGCGGATTTCGTTGATGTAGTCGGCCGTGGGGCCGTGGTCTTCCTTCATGCTCACCAGGATTTCGCCATCGCCGGCTCCGATGGTGGGGTTGTCGCTCAGCAGCAGGTTGATGGGGATGACGGGCAGGCCAATGTTATCGAGCACCAAGTCCAGCTCCTTGGCCGGAATCACGCTGCGAATCACGCTTTCTACCTGGCGGAAGCGGGCCTCCGTTTCTTCCACCCGCGTGCCGGTGGGCACCCGCACGTGCAGGCGCAGCTGGCCGGCATCCACCGTCGGGAAGAAGTTCTGGCCAATGAGCGGAAACAGCCCCAGCGACCCCACAAACAGCACCACAAAGGCCACAATGACCTTGGGCCGGTTGCTCAGAGCCCAGTCCAGCGCGCGGCCGTAGCCGGCCCGAAACTTCTCAAACCGGTGGTCGAAGGCTTCGTGTAGCTTCCAAACCCAGGTTTTGGTGATGGCCAGCCCGGCCGCGCGCTCCTCGTTGGTAATGGCTTCTTCGGCTTCTTCCTCGGGCGTGGCGCTAGGGTGGGCTTTCTCGAACTGCTCGTGCCGAATCAGCTCCAGGTCGCGCTCTATTTTGCTCACAGGCCGGCCGTTGCGCTGGTGCAGGCTGGGCAGGTCGGGCTCGGGCAGGGCGTGGTAGATGGGCAGCTCCTTGCGCAGCAGGTACATCACCAGCGTGGGCACCAGCGTCCGGCTCAGGACGTAGGACGCCAGCATGGCAAAAATCACGGCCGTGGCCAGCGGCGCGAAAATGGCCGAGGCCACCCCGCCCAGGAAAAACACCGGCACAAACACGATGCAAATGGAGAGCGTTGCCACCAGCGCGGGCGTCGCAATCTGCTGAGCCCCATCGAGAATGGAGCGTTTCAGCAGCTTTTTCATGCCCATGTTGCGGTGGATGTTCTCAATCTCCACCGTGGCATCATCCACCAGAATGCCCACCGCCAAACTCAAGCCGCCCAGGGTCATAATGTTCAGGGTCTGGCCCAGCATGTTCATCACGATGATGCTGACCAGAATAGACAGCGGAATGCTGGTGGCAATGATGAGCGTGGAACGCCACGAGCCCAGAAACAGCAGTATCATCAGGGCCGTGAGGGCAGCGGCAATGCAGGCCTCCACAATGACCCCCTTGATGCTGGCGCGCACGAAAAACGACTGGTCAAACAGCAGCTTGATGTTCAGGCCGGGCGGGGCGTTGGCCTGGATGTTGGGCAGCGCCTTTTTGATTTTGTCGATGATGTCCAGCGTGCTTGCCGATCCGCTTTTTAGGATGGGGATGATGGCGGTGCGGCGGCCGTTCTGCCGCACGATGTTGGTTTGCACGGCGGCGCCTTCGTGCACAAAGGCCACGTCGCGGATGTACACGGGCGTGCCGTCTACCGTCTTGATGGGCAGGTCGTTGAGGCTGGCAATGGCCTCGGGGCTGGAGTTGAGCTTCACGTCGTACTCCCGGTCGCCGAGCTTGGCCGAGCCGGCTGGGATAATGACGTTCTGGGAGATGAGCGTGGCCACCACGTCGTTGCCGCTCAGGCCTTTGCCCGCCAGCTTGTCGGGGTCGAGGTCGACCATGATTTGCTTGGGCTTGCCGCCGTTGGGCAGCAGCACCGAGGCTCCCTGCACCACGGCCAGCCCCGGCCGGATAAAGGCATTGGCGGCGTCAAAAAGGTCCGATTCGCCCAGGGTCTCGCTGCTGAGCGAGGTTTGCGCAATGGGCACATTGGAAGCCGAATAACGGATGATGAGCGGGGGCGAAATGCCCGGCGGCAGGATGCGCAGCAGCGTTTGGGTAATGGCCGTGAGCTGGGCCACGCCGGCATCGGGGTTGGAGCCGGGCTGGAAAAACACCTTAATCAAGCCCACGCCCTTAAGGCTTTGGCTTTCAATGTGCTCGATGTTGTTGACGGTAGTGGTGAAGGCGCGTTCGTTGGGAATCACGATGCGCTGGTTCATCTCCTCGGGCGAGATGCCGGCGTAGCCCCACACCACGCCCACCACGGGAATAGGAATATCGGGGAAGATGTCCACCGCCATCCGCTGAATGGTGAGCCCGCCGCCCACGAGGATTAGCAGCGCCATCACCACGAAGGTGTAGGGGCGCGCCAGTGCCAGCCTAACTATCCACATACCACGTTATCTGATGAGTTCTCCCAAGTCGGCTCGATTGCAAGGGGCTTTAACCATTTAGGGTGGCAAAGGTTGGCAAGGTAGGGGTAAATTTAACCCCTTCGGCAAAGGAACAGCTGCTAATATCAGCTATATGGGGTGATTTTATCGACGAGCCAGTGAAATAGTGCCGGTGTATTTTCTAAATGGCCGGAACCAGCGGCACCTGCTGCTTCTGGCGGTAGGCCATGCGGAGCAAGCTGGGCAGTACCACCAGCAACAGCGGCAAGGCCAGCAGCAATCCACCAATCACGGCAATGGCCAGCGGCTGGTGCAGCTGCGCGCCCGCCCCGATGCCCAGCGCCAGCGGCAGTAAGGCCGCGATGGCCGAAAAGGCCGTCATCAGCTTGGGCCGCAGGCGCGCCGCAATGGCATAGCCAATGGCCTGCTCCACGGGCGCCTCCGCCCGGGCCTCGTTGAACTGCTGAAAGGTGAAAATGGCATTCTCTCCAATGATGCCCACCACCATGATAAGGCCCGTATAGGAGCCCACGTTCAGCGGGGTATTGGTGAGGAATAAGGCTAAGCTGCCCCCGGCGGGCCCCAGGATGGCCACCAGCAAAATCAGCCCCGCCGCCTTCAGGTCCCGAAACAGGAACAGCCCCACCGCAAACACCAGCAGGCAGGCCGAACCCAGAATGGTGAGCAGCTCCTGAAACGACTGCTGCTGCTCGGCATAGGAGCCGCCGTACTGGATAAAGTAGCCGGGTGGCAGCGGCACTTGTTTTTCCAGTTTCTGGCGAATTTCGCTCATGGCACTGCCCAGGTCGCGGTTGTCGAGACGGGCCGTCACGGCCGTCATGGCCTGCAGGTTTTCGCGCTCCAGCTCGGCTTCGCTGGGCGTCACGCGTACGGTGGCTAGCTCATCGACGCGGCGGCGCTGGCCGTTGGGCAGAAACACCGGCTCGGCCCGCAGCTGCTCCAGTGTGGCCTGCGCGGCGTTGGGGTAGCGCAGGCGGATGTTAAGCAGCTGCTCGCCTTCGAGCACGCTGCCGGCCGTGGTGCCCACCAGCTGGGTCTGGAGCTGGGTCTGAAAATCGGTGGCCGTGAGGCCAAATTGAGCCAGGCGGCGCGGGTCGGGGCGCACGTCCACGCTCGGGCCCATGCGCACGATGCCGTTGAAGACGTCGGCCGTGCCGGCTACTTTTTCCACCACGGCCGTCACCTGGTCGGACAGGGCGTAGCGCTTGGCGGCGTCGGGCCCGAATACCTTGATTTCGATGGGCTGCACCGTGCTCATAAGGTCGCCGAGCATGTCGCCAATCACTTGGCCAAAGTCAATGGTAAGGGCCGGCTGGGTGGCCTCGACGCGTTGGCGAATGTCGGAAATGACCTCCTCGGTGGTGCGCTTGCGGTCCGCTTTGAGGCGGATGAGGTAGTCGCCGCTGTTGGGCTCGGTGATGAAAAAGCCCATCTGCGTGCCCGTGCGGCGGGAGTAGCTGGCCACTTCCGGCACCTTCACGATG
This region of Hymenobacter sedentarius genomic DNA includes:
- a CDS encoding TldD/PmbA family protein, with protein sequence MKRRDFVGLSGLAAGALFLPNFPSLGGTPVDPSRLLEGIDPALKKRLANAGLNAAKTAGASYADVRIGRYLNQSIFTREKQVQNIASGESFGAGVRVLANGTWGFAATNNVTEAGIAKAAQLAVAIAKANAKVQKEKVVLAPEKGHGDVTWKTPIQQNAFEVPVAQKAELLLAANAKALENGASFVNSSLFQINEQKYFASTDGSYIDQDVHRIWPTFSVTAIDRASGKFRSRDALSAPMGLGYEYLTPKAADKIPGAAGTGLIGYRNSYDMLEDAALAAKQVKEKLTAKSVTAGKYDLVLDPNHLGLTIHESVGHPLELDRVLGYEANYAGTSFATLEWKAKKIPYGSKLVNIVADKLQPGSLGAVGYDDEGVKTKRWDLIKEGMLVDYEKIRDQAHIVGQNESDGCCYADSWDSVQFQRMPNVSLQPGTAKMSVDDMIKNVDKGIYIAGRGSYSIDQQRYNFQFGGQVFYAIEKGQIAGMIEDVAYQANTQEFWNSCAAICDQSDYRLFGSFFDGKGQPSQVSAVSHGSATTRFNGVNVINTARKIG
- a CDS encoding phosphatase PAP2 family protein, which produces MRSFLVTRFAAAMLLFGALHPAQAQVKPTPADTTRKYANPGGVPSPVKAVWYKSKFVRAMAIPAVMIGYGAITAQGDAGINHRERTFVQKQFRPVSTGFDNSLIIAPYFELAAVALAGVESHNDRINILLIIAKGEAVMLASTFAVKYLSRETRPNGDDNLSFPSGHTAQAFLAASIVHTEFRDKSQWYGIGAYTIATSVAALRMINDKHWQSDVVAGAGFGIMSAHLAYLSHRNRWGRKAIGRDVGMAPMYFGNGTPGLTISWHPTH
- a CDS encoding efflux transporter outer membrane subunit; protein product: MTFRVSSFLLGLPLLLSACATAPRYQPPAVSTPTAWQNAVPADTAGSRIPSAAETRAKAPVASPRFGGQAPPVQAVAPARSATDSSGTNAPAQPQQLPQAPPETAWWTVFNDPVLAQLEEQALAQNFTARAALARVEQARARLQVADSYRTPDVTLNPSAYRTQLSGLRPVPFDVPARAITQTQYFVPVNVSYEVDVWGRIRRNIQAARADAAAAEADVQAVRLSLTADAATYYFNLRGLDAELAVLDSARLARVQNVQLTHARYQAGVDNEIGYRRAQTELATLEASLLELARQRAGVAAALATVVGQPASSFALPSKGGTELPAAPAIPPALPAALLARRPDLRRAERQLAAANARADAAHLARRPTVQLNGFIGSQSAALAKLPQLANGFTYYLGGGVAIPIFNGGRLRGNEQLAQAQYQEFEAQYRGAALTAFQDVETALANLRLSTAQLAAQQRALRAARLAGRLTNVRYRSGLTNYFEVVDADRQTLEAARALAQTQAAQLRYNVLLVRALGGSWQ
- a CDS encoding efflux RND transporter periplasmic adaptor subunit, which translates into the protein MSEPTTSSSSRFWLIILIVLAVFGGLFLLGYMPRHNREKARDSEASQNAAAAPTVTVVAAQAAPDTTTLTLPADTRSNRETFVFARANGYIKSWSADIGQKVKAGQVLAEVTTPELDQQIAEARATLGLARTSYNRLAGIGLPGAISKQELDAAQAQYAAQRAGVQQLLAQQAFRRVTAPFSGIVTQRNVEVGSLVNSSNTPGSHLYKLEQTDKLRAYVQVPQNFAPAIKPGLTADFLVPEFPGRVFAGRVVREAGALDANTRTLLTEVEVPNARGELRPGSYAQVRFHLPRTSPGVLIPANALVPGGTDVRVATVQDGKVHYQTITPGRDFGSQLEVAQGLKGGELLVLNPAENLTEGQAVQTRAYKPAPKPAGPPPAKPRLNDPDAPRVSSPALLK
- a CDS encoding efflux RND transporter permease subunit; amino-acid sequence: MWIVRLALARPYTFVVMALLILVGGGLTIQRMAVDIFPDIPIPVVGVVWGYAGISPEEMNQRIVIPNERAFTTTVNNIEHIESQSLKGVGLIKVFFQPGSNPDAGVAQLTAITQTLLRILPPGISPPLIIRYSASNVPIAQTSLSSETLGESDLFDAANAFIRPGLAVVQGASVLLPNGGKPKQIMVDLDPDKLAGKGLSGNDVVATLISQNVIIPAGSAKLGDREYDVKLNSSPEAIASLNDLPIKTVDGTPVYIRDVAFVHEGAAVQTNIVRQNGRRTAIIPILKSGSASTLDIIDKIKKALPNIQANAPPGLNIKLLFDQSFFVRASIKGVIVEACIAAALTALMILLFLGSWRSTLIIATSIPLSILVSIIVMNMLGQTLNIMTLGGLSLAVGILVDDATVEIENIHRNMGMKKLLKRSILDGAQQIATPALVATLSICIVFVPVFFLGGVASAIFAPLATAVIFAMLASYVLSRTLVPTLVMYLLRKELPIYHALPEPDLPSLHQRNGRPVSKIERDLELIRHEQFEKAHPSATPEEEAEEAITNEERAAGLAITKTWVWKLHEAFDHRFEKFRAGYGRALDWALSNRPKVIVAFVVLFVGSLGLFPLIGQNFFPTVDAGQLRLHVRVPTGTRVEETEARFRQVESVIRSVIPAKELDLVLDNIGLPVIPINLLLSDNPTIGAGDGEILVSMKEDHGPTADYINEIRRRLHQEQPDLTIFFQPADIVNQTLNFGLPAPIDIQVIGRDKAANQRIAGELRTKINKVPGVVDAFIYQAFDQPQLRVDIDRVRAQQAGISQRDIANNVLVSLSSSTQTNPNQWLNPTTGVNYTVAVQTPPRALSTLDEIGSIGITSATQNRAQLLNNFATVRRSLTTAVASDYNIQRTVDLYASVSGRDLGGVAKDVRKILADTEKQLPKGTTLALRGQADSMRTSFAGLGLELAGAIILVYLLMVVNFQSWLDPLIIITALPGALAGILWMLFVTQTTLSVPALMGAIMCIGVATANSILLVTFANERREEQPDLSPRDAALDVGFTRLRPVLMTALAMIIGLLPMSLGMGEGGEQNAPLGRAVIGGLMLATVTTLFFVPIMFSYLKKQAPVQNAAA